One genomic window of Rhizomicrobium sp. includes the following:
- a CDS encoding HPr kinase/phosphatase C-terminal domain-containing protein — protein sequence MSESVNIHATCVCFGRRGVLLLGKSGSGKSDLALRLIGRDAKLVADDRCDLSIENGLLVARPPATIAGLLEVRGIGIVELPHAPSAPVVLAVDLSGQMVRMPEPARYVPPLALRQSAQPPLIVLNAFEESAPDKIAAVLGLFGKGRRRRAVKRN from the coding sequence ATGAGCGAAAGCGTCAACATCCACGCGACCTGCGTCTGCTTCGGACGCCGCGGCGTGCTGCTGCTGGGCAAGAGCGGATCGGGCAAATCCGACCTTGCGCTCAGGCTGATCGGGCGCGACGCCAAGCTGGTCGCCGACGACCGCTGCGATCTGTCGATCGAGAACGGCCTGCTCGTGGCGAGGCCGCCGGCAACGATCGCCGGACTGCTCGAAGTTCGCGGCATCGGCATTGTCGAGCTTCCGCATGCGCCGAGCGCACCGGTTGTGCTCGCCGTCGATCTGTCAGGACAGATGGTGCGCATGCCGGAACCGGCGCGCTATGTTCCGCCGCTCGCCTTGCGACAATCCGCGCAGCCGCCGCTGATCGTCCTCAATGCCTTCGAGGAGTCGGCGCCCGACAAAATCGCCGCAGTGCTCGGCCTTTTCGGCAAAGGCCGGCGGCGGCGCGCTGTCAAGCGGAATTGA
- a CDS encoding PTS sugar transporter subunit IIA, whose product MIGIVLVTHGRLAQEFIAAMEHMVGPQTHLRAVCIGPEDDIERRQREIAAAAKSVDCGRGVVIATDMFGGTPCNLALTVLERGKIEVLAGVNLPSLIKLIDVRNKLPLDEAVRLAIEAGRKYMRAGSSDLAGVAKE is encoded by the coding sequence ATGATCGGTATCGTACTCGTCACCCACGGCCGCCTCGCGCAAGAATTCATTGCCGCGATGGAGCATATGGTGGGGCCGCAAACCCATCTGCGCGCCGTCTGCATCGGGCCGGAGGACGATATCGAGCGCCGCCAGCGCGAGATCGCGGCCGCGGCGAAATCCGTCGATTGCGGACGCGGCGTCGTGATCGCCACCGACATGTTCGGCGGCACACCATGCAACCTGGCGCTGACCGTCCTGGAACGGGGCAAGATCGAGGTGCTGGCGGGCGTCAACCTTCCCAGCCTGATCAAGCTGATCGACGTGCGCAACAAGCTGCCGCTCGACGAAGCGGTGCGGCTGGCGATCGAGGCGGGGCGGAAATACATGCGGGCCGGCTCGTCCGACCTCGCCGGTGTCGCCAAGGAATGA
- a CDS encoding BlaI/MecI/CopY family transcriptional regulator, translating to MTHGALSVREVLERFPERKRPAYTTVQTLIYRLEAKKALRRGRKIGNAHIFEALISRGAVRARLVDEFLEMFGGGCSPSWRIWSRPGS from the coding sequence GTGACGCACGGCGCCCTGTCGGTGCGCGAGGTGCTCGAACGCTTTCCGGAACGCAAGCGTCCCGCCTACACCACCGTCCAGACCCTCATCTATCGGCTGGAGGCCAAGAAGGCGCTGCGCCGGGGCCGCAAGATCGGCAACGCGCATATCTTCGAGGCCCTGATCTCTCGCGGCGCGGTACGCGCGCGGCTGGTGGATGAATTCCTGGAGATGTTCGGCGGCGGATGCAGCCCGTCATGGCGCATCTGGTCGAGACCGGGAAGCTGA
- a CDS encoding tyrosinase family protein, translating to MHQTRRQFIGTAATVAALSLGGARAAQPPGPARQSLTDFSADPDRVASLRRGVAAMKALPGSDHRSWFFWAAVHAYGDALFDAEAWRDPKLKTVDADRYWNKCPHFGQASADFAIWHRAYLHFFERTLRQAAGDPALALPYWDYGSEAGRTFPAIYAPQFLDRAGTDPNPLYHPNREASFARGLLEISTAIGQAPKTAAAATFFHAVGAPGFGGDALDSEHTQIGLLEQRPHNDIHLAVGGVIDDANGAMAEITTAAFDPVFWAHHANVDRLWARWASTQGKDWGPLPPEGWFEERPWLFVDADGGDVHVSRREAIEMLATYDADYAAQLTVPSPPPPPPMASAPSGGANATATAMPPMVGAAAPRAVRRARPPARELLAAPIVVSPGNAARRQLGAPETVMARGPMAAAPPPPTVLAAPELSDGTSKVLLELSGIAFKLVPSSGFAVYLDSAGEAPSAEPVGLIDIFGATHHGGGMGAMTGMAAQRFDVTQILRKSRGPYTLRVEPYTLLVTHDGKPTRSRADAVTIASARFVVIG from the coding sequence ATGCACCAGACACGACGTCAATTCATCGGCACGGCGGCCACGGTCGCGGCCTTGTCGCTCGGCGGCGCCCGCGCGGCCCAGCCGCCGGGGCCGGCCCGCCAGTCGCTGACGGACTTCTCCGCCGATCCGGATCGCGTGGCCTCGTTGCGCCGGGGCGTGGCGGCGATGAAGGCGCTGCCGGGCTCGGACCATCGCAGCTGGTTCTTCTGGGCCGCGGTGCACGCCTATGGCGACGCCTTGTTCGACGCCGAAGCCTGGCGCGATCCCAAGCTCAAGACGGTCGATGCCGACCGCTATTGGAACAAATGCCCGCATTTCGGCCAGGCCTCGGCCGATTTCGCGATCTGGCATCGCGCCTATCTGCATTTCTTCGAGCGCACCCTGCGCCAGGCGGCCGGCGATCCGGCGCTGGCGCTCCCCTATTGGGACTATGGCAGCGAGGCGGGCCGCACCTTCCCCGCGATCTACGCGCCGCAATTCCTCGACCGCGCCGGCACCGATCCCAATCCGCTCTATCACCCCAACCGCGAAGCGTCCTTCGCGCGCGGCCTGCTGGAGATCAGCACCGCGATCGGCCAGGCGCCGAAGACCGCGGCAGCCGCGACGTTCTTCCATGCCGTCGGCGCGCCCGGCTTCGGCGGCGACGCGCTCGACAGCGAGCACACCCAGATCGGCCTGCTCGAACAGCGGCCGCACAACGACATCCATCTCGCGGTCGGCGGCGTCATCGACGACGCGAACGGCGCGATGGCGGAGATCACCACCGCCGCCTTCGATCCGGTGTTCTGGGCGCACCACGCCAATGTCGACCGCCTCTGGGCGCGCTGGGCGAGCACGCAAGGCAAGGATTGGGGCCCGTTGCCGCCGGAGGGCTGGTTCGAGGAACGGCCCTGGCTGTTCGTCGATGCCGATGGCGGCGATGTGCACGTCAGCCGGCGCGAAGCGATCGAGATGCTCGCCACCTACGACGCCGATTATGCGGCCCAGCTTACCGTGCCGTCTCCGCCACCGCCCCCACCGATGGCGAGCGCGCCGAGCGGTGGCGCGAACGCGACGGCGACCGCCATGCCGCCGATGGTCGGCGCCGCGGCACCGCGCGCGGTCCGGCGTGCGCGGCCACCCGCGCGCGAACTCCTCGCCGCTCCCATCGTCGTGTCGCCGGGCAACGCCGCGCGCCGCCAACTCGGCGCGCCCGAAACCGTGATGGCGCGGGGACCGATGGCCGCCGCGCCGCCCCCGCCGACCGTCCTGGCCGCGCCGGAATTGTCGGACGGCACGTCGAAAGTCCTGCTCGAACTGTCGGGCATTGCGTTCAAGCTCGTGCCGTCTTCGGGTTTCGCGGTCTATCTCGACAGCGCCGGCGAAGCGCCGTCGGCCGAGCCGGTCGGCCTGATCGACATCTTCGGCGCCACCCACCATGGCGGCGGCATGGGCGCGATGACGGGCATGGCGGCGCAGCGTTTCGACGTGACGCAGATCCTGCGCAAGTCGCGCGGGCCTTACACGCTGCGCGTCGAGCCCTACACGCTGCTTGTCACGCATGACGGAAAACCGACGCGCTCCCGCGCCGATGCGGTCACGATCGCGTCGGCGCGCTTCGTGGTGATCGGCTAG
- a CDS encoding DinB family protein codes for MSANYLARQFETAWKLAFYHLDGLTTAECLWRPADKGLHVRQSADGLWRADWPEREDYDIGPPSIAWLTWHIVFWWSTVLDRSFGEGRLSREDVTWPGTAAEVRERIGGLQERWRDVVTRITDEEMRSDRRTQWPFKDRPFGDVIAWVNIELTKNAAEIGYARFLHSQRPR; via the coding sequence ATGTCGGCGAACTACCTGGCACGCCAGTTCGAAACGGCGTGGAAACTTGCCTTCTATCATCTCGACGGCCTGACCACGGCGGAGTGCCTGTGGCGTCCCGCGGACAAGGGCTTGCATGTGCGGCAATCGGCGGACGGCCTCTGGCGCGCCGACTGGCCGGAGCGCGAGGACTACGACATCGGCCCGCCCAGCATCGCCTGGCTGACCTGGCACATCGTCTTCTGGTGGTCGACGGTGCTCGATCGCTCGTTCGGCGAAGGGCGCCTGTCGCGCGAGGACGTGACATGGCCGGGCACCGCCGCGGAGGTGCGCGAGCGGATCGGCGGCTTGCAGGAGCGTTGGCGGGATGTTGTCACGCGGATCACGGATGAGGAGATGCGCTCGGACCGGCGGACGCAATGGCCGTTCAAGGATCGTCCGTTCGGCGATGTGATCGCCTGGGTCAATATCGAATTGACGAAGAACGCCGCCGAGATCGGCTATGCGCGCTTTCTCCACAGCCAGCGACCGCGCTAG
- the ahcY gene encoding adenosylhomocysteinase, producing the protein MAAAPDYVVKDISLSDWGRKELAIAEVEMPGLMATRAEFAKAQPLKGARIAGSLHMTIQTAVLIETLKALGADVRWASCNIYSTQDHAAAAIAAGGTPVFAIKGESLKDYWEYTRKILEWHDGGTPNMILDDGGDATMLVHHGLRAEKGDTAFLDTPGNEEEEVFFALIKRTLKEKPGWFAELAKNIKGVSEETTTGVHRLYIMEKEGKLLFPAINVNDSVTKSKFDNLYGCRESLVDGIRRGTDVMMAGKVAMVAGFGDVGKGSAASLRQAGCRVMVSEIDPICALQAAMEGYEVVTMDEAAPRADIFVTATGNVDVLTVEHMRAMKDRAIVCNIGHFDSEIQVAGLRNFKWSNVKPQVDEIEFPDGHKIILLSEGRLVNLGNAMGHPSFVMSASFTNQTLAQMELFANQGKYQKKVYTLPKHLDEKVARLHLAKIGAKLTELSPKQSEYISVPQAGPYKPDHYRY; encoded by the coding sequence ATGGCTGCCGCTCCCGATTACGTCGTCAAGGACATTTCGCTTTCCGATTGGGGGCGCAAGGAGCTCGCGATCGCGGAGGTCGAGATGCCCGGCCTGATGGCGACGCGCGCCGAATTCGCCAAGGCCCAGCCGCTGAAGGGCGCGCGCATCGCGGGCTCGCTGCACATGACGATCCAGACCGCGGTCCTGATCGAGACGCTGAAGGCGCTGGGCGCCGACGTCCGCTGGGCGTCGTGCAACATCTATTCGACGCAGGATCACGCCGCGGCGGCGATCGCGGCCGGCGGCACGCCGGTGTTCGCCATCAAGGGCGAAAGCCTGAAGGACTATTGGGAATACACCCGCAAGATCCTGGAATGGCATGACGGCGGCACGCCGAACATGATCCTGGACGACGGCGGCGACGCCACGATGCTGGTCCATCACGGCCTGCGCGCCGAAAAGGGCGACACCGCGTTCCTCGACACGCCCGGCAACGAGGAAGAGGAGGTGTTCTTCGCGCTGATCAAGCGCACGCTGAAGGAAAAGCCGGGCTGGTTCGCCGAGCTCGCCAAGAACATCAAGGGCGTCTCGGAAGAAACCACCACCGGCGTGCACCGGCTCTACATCATGGAGAAGGAAGGCAAGCTTCTTTTCCCGGCGATCAACGTCAACGACAGCGTGACCAAGTCGAAATTCGACAACCTCTATGGCTGCCGCGAGTCGCTGGTCGACGGCATCCGCCGCGGCACCGACGTGATGATGGCCGGCAAGGTCGCGATGGTCGCGGGCTTCGGCGATGTCGGCAAGGGCTCGGCGGCCTCGCTGCGCCAAGCCGGCTGCCGCGTGATGGTGTCGGAGATCGATCCGATCTGCGCCCTGCAGGCGGCGATGGAAGGCTATGAGGTCGTGACCATGGACGAAGCGGCGCCCCGCGCCGACATCTTCGTCACCGCGACCGGCAATGTCGACGTGCTGACGGTCGAGCACATGCGCGCGATGAAGGATCGCGCCATCGTGTGCAATATCGGCCACTTCGATTCCGAGATCCAGGTCGCGGGCCTGCGCAATTTCAAGTGGAGCAACGTCAAGCCGCAGGTCGACGAGATCGAGTTCCCCGACGGGCACAAGATCATCCTTCTGTCGGAAGGCCGGCTGGTGAACCTCGGCAATGCGATGGGGCATCCGTCCTTCGTGATGTCGGCATCGTTCACCAACCAGACGCTGGCGCAGATGGAGCTGTTCGCCAACCAGGGCAAATATCAGAAGAAGGTCTACACTTTGCCCAAGCACCTGGACGAGAAGGTGGCGCGGCTGCATCTGGCGAAGATCGGCGCCAAGCTGACCGAGCTTTCGCCCAAGCAGTCCGAATACATCAGCGTGCCGCAGGCCGGCCCCTACAAGCCGGACCACTACCGGTATTAA
- a CDS encoding ankyrin repeat domain-containing protein, with the protein MTGANDVFSLVTAGDMQALAAALKAADLTRLHNDAGESLYRFALFHGHAKTAEAIKARGGLGLHDAALVGDVDRLDELLDAAPWAIDLLSPDGWTALHLAAFVGADETLGRLLARGANARILGRAFEQNLAIHAAAAGRRIGKAAYAALVAATGNPDALRKQGYTALMIAAANGFADAVDVLLEAGADRAIKQADGKTAADFAAERGHPELAARLA; encoded by the coding sequence ATGACCGGCGCGAACGACGTGTTTTCCCTTGTCACCGCCGGCGATATGCAGGCTCTTGCGGCGGCGCTGAAGGCTGCCGACCTGACGCGTCTGCACAACGACGCCGGCGAGTCGCTCTACCGTTTCGCGCTGTTCCACGGGCACGCCAAAACCGCCGAGGCGATCAAGGCGCGGGGCGGGCTGGGCCTTCACGACGCGGCGCTGGTCGGCGACGTGGACCGGCTGGACGAGCTGCTCGATGCCGCGCCCTGGGCCATCGATCTGCTGTCGCCCGACGGCTGGACGGCGCTCCACCTCGCGGCATTCGTCGGCGCCGATGAAACGCTCGGGCGCCTCTTGGCGCGCGGCGCCAATGCCCGCATCCTGGGCCGCGCCTTCGAGCAGAATTTGGCGATCCATGCCGCCGCCGCCGGCCGCCGCATCGGCAAGGCAGCCTACGCCGCGCTTGTCGCCGCGACCGGAAATCCCGATGCGTTGCGGAAGCAGGGCTACACCGCGCTCATGATCGCGGCGGCCAACGGCTTCGCGGACGCCGTCGACGTTCTCCTGGAGGCCGGCGCCGACCGCGCGATCAAGCAGGCGGACGGAAAGACCGCAGCGGACTTCGCGGCGGAACGCGGACATCCGGAACTTGCGGCGCGGCTTGCATAG
- a CDS encoding GFA family protein: MVEGRCHCGKVRIEIDTAPDEVTDCNCSICRRYGALWAYYTPDQVRITEAVATETYRWDDHALAFHRCAECGCVTHWSATNPTHPRMGVNARLLAPEVLAAAHVHHFDGASVGNFTR; the protein is encoded by the coding sequence ATGGTCGAAGGACGCTGCCATTGCGGAAAGGTCCGGATCGAGATCGATACCGCGCCGGACGAAGTGACCGACTGCAACTGCTCGATCTGCCGCCGCTATGGCGCGCTCTGGGCCTACTACACGCCGGATCAGGTACGGATCACCGAAGCGGTGGCGACTGAGACCTATCGCTGGGACGATCACGCGCTCGCCTTCCATCGCTGCGCGGAATGCGGCTGCGTCACCCATTGGAGCGCGACCAATCCGACGCATCCGCGCATGGGGGTCAACGCCCGGCTGCTGGCGCCCGAGGTTCTGGCGGCGGCGCATGTCCACCATTTCGACGGCGCGAGCGTCGGCAATTTCACCCGCTGA
- a CDS encoding GFA family protein — protein MTTHTATCSCGQLRVACEGDPVRVSVCHCLECQKRTGAPFGAQARWPTARTTIEGRATRYVRIADSGNTLSFHFCPDCGSTVYYGLDHVPDVVAVALGNFADPTFPAPSFSVYEERKHAWIDIPGDVEHLD, from the coding sequence ATGACCACGCACACCGCCACCTGCTCCTGCGGCCAGCTCCGCGTCGCCTGCGAAGGCGATCCGGTGCGGGTATCGGTGTGCCATTGCTTGGAATGCCAGAAGCGGACGGGCGCGCCGTTCGGGGCGCAGGCGCGCTGGCCGACGGCGCGGACGACGATCGAAGGGCGCGCCACCCGCTATGTCCGCATCGCCGACAGCGGCAATACGCTCAGCTTCCACTTCTGCCCGGACTGCGGATCGACGGTGTATTACGGGCTCGACCATGTGCCGGACGTCGTCGCGGTGGCGCTGGGAAACTTCGCCGATCCGACATTTCCGGCGCCGAGCTTCTCGGTCTACGAGGAACGCAAGCACGCCTGGATCGACATCCCCGGCGACGTCGAGCATCTCGACTGA
- a CDS encoding stimulus-sensing domain-containing protein has protein sequence MRTFERRPRFSALSRRIILFNGFALVVLIAGVLAVQSNRASLVDERLSGIQQQAQIVASTLAEYSTDEYNHMVFVSQAKPLLRQLIAPSRLRARLYDTNGRLLVDSRYLLARNVVQIQDLPPIDWWDHFKDEVTRVYEGVMGVRPFSSLEPYFEAGDDGRVYGEVTTALGGDSATAERVDERNKLVLSVAVPIQRFKAIYGVLLVSTEGGDIDDILREERATLIQVFLVAVAVMVISSLFLARFIAEPIQRLARAADAVRSGHAGRSTIPAMEERRDEIGALAGSFSAMTRALYDRIDAIERFAADVAHELKNPLTSLKSAVEMLARADTDEQRARLMGIVRNDVKRIDRLITDISDASRLDAELSRETSEPVDLAHLLETIIEVYRFTEISKGIDVALSVELPPQARVLGRDERLGQVFRNLIDNAVSFSKEGGKVTVTATAENGVARVLVEDDGPGIPPDNLETIFERFYTERPTANFGNNSGLGLSIARQIAEAAGGRIWAENREGGGARFIVELPLARA, from the coding sequence GTGAGAACCTTTGAACGGCGCCCCCGTTTTTCCGCGCTGTCGCGGCGCATCATCCTGTTCAACGGCTTCGCGCTGGTGGTGCTGATCGCCGGCGTGCTCGCCGTCCAGTCCAACCGCGCCAGCCTGGTCGACGAGCGGCTGTCGGGCATCCAGCAGCAGGCGCAGATCGTCGCCTCCACCCTCGCCGAATATTCGACCGACGAGTACAACCACATGGTGTTCGTCAGCCAGGCCAAGCCCCTGCTGCGCCAGCTCATCGCGCCGTCGCGGCTGCGCGCGCGGCTCTACGACACCAATGGACGGCTGCTGGTGGATTCGCGCTACCTCTTGGCGCGCAACGTGGTGCAGATCCAGGACCTGCCGCCGATCGACTGGTGGGACCATTTCAAGGACGAGGTGACGCGCGTCTATGAAGGCGTGATGGGGGTCAGGCCCTTCTCCAGCCTGGAGCCCTATTTCGAGGCCGGCGACGACGGGCGGGTCTATGGCGAAGTGACGACCGCGCTCGGCGGCGACAGCGCGACGGCCGAGCGTGTCGACGAGCGCAACAAGCTGGTGCTCTCGGTCGCGGTGCCGATCCAGCGCTTCAAGGCGATCTATGGCGTGCTCTTGGTCTCCACCGAGGGCGGCGACATCGACGACATCCTGCGCGAGGAACGCGCCACGCTGATCCAGGTGTTCCTGGTGGCGGTGGCGGTGATGGTGATCTCCTCGCTGTTCCTGGCGCGCTTCATCGCCGAGCCGATCCAGCGGCTGGCGCGCGCCGCCGACGCGGTGCGTAGCGGTCATGCCGGGCGCAGCACGATCCCGGCGATGGAGGAGCGGCGCGACGAGATCGGCGCGCTGGCCGGCAGCTTCTCGGCGATGACGCGCGCGCTCTACGACCGCATCGACGCCATCGAGCGCTTCGCCGCCGACGTGGCGCATGAGCTGAAGAATCCGCTCACCTCGCTCAAGAGCGCGGTCGAGATGCTGGCGCGCGCCGACACCGACGAACAGCGGGCGCGGCTGATGGGCATCGTGCGCAACGACGTCAAGCGCATCGACCGGCTGATCACCGACATCTCCGACGCCTCGCGCCTCGACGCCGAACTCAGCCGCGAGACCAGCGAGCCGGTCGATCTGGCGCATCTGCTGGAGACCATCATCGAGGTCTATCGCTTCACCGAGATATCGAAGGGGATCGACGTCGCGCTCTCCGTCGAGCTGCCGCCGCAGGCGCGCGTGCTGGGACGCGACGAGCGGCTCGGCCAGGTGTTCCGCAACCTGATCGACAACGCGGTGTCGTTCAGCAAGGAGGGCGGGAAAGTCACCGTGACGGCGACGGCGGAGAACGGCGTGGCGCGCGTGCTTGTGGAGGACGACGGACCGGGCATTCCGCCGGACAATCTCGAAACCATCTTCGAGCGCTTCTACACCGAGCGGCCGACCGCGAATTTCGGCAACAATTCGGGCCTCGGCCTCTCGATCGCGCGGCAGATCGCGGAAGCGGCCGGCGGCCGCATCTGGGCGGAGAACCGCGAGGGCGGCGGGGCGCGCTTCATCGTCGAACTGCCGCTGGCGCGCGCATGA
- a CDS encoding response regulator transcription factor, which produces MVLELLRRLRQTADLPVIFLTSKDEEIDELMGLNAGADDYIRKPFSQRLLLERVKAVLRRAEGNKGIAPGPEGKKEALVRGKLALDPQRHECTWDGKAVRLTVTEFLILQALAQRPGFVKSRDSLMDAAYDDQVYVDDRTIDSHIKRLRKKFKVVDDDFDAIETLYGVGYRYREG; this is translated from the coding sequence ATGGTCCTGGAACTGCTGCGCCGCCTGCGCCAGACGGCCGACCTGCCGGTGATCTTCCTCACCTCCAAGGACGAAGAGATCGACGAATTGATGGGCCTGAACGCCGGCGCCGACGATTACATCCGAAAGCCGTTCTCGCAGCGCCTGCTGCTGGAGCGGGTGAAAGCGGTGCTCCGCCGCGCCGAGGGCAACAAGGGCATCGCGCCGGGGCCGGAGGGCAAGAAGGAAGCGCTGGTGCGCGGCAAGCTGGCGCTCGATCCGCAGCGCCACGAATGCACCTGGGACGGCAAGGCGGTGCGACTCACCGTCACCGAATTTTTGATCCTGCAGGCGCTGGCGCAGCGGCCGGGTTTCGTGAAGAGCCGGGACAGCCTGATGGATGCCGCCTATGACGACCAGGTCTATGTCGACGACCGCACGATCGACAGCCACATCAAGCGGCTGCGCAAGAAGTTCAAGGTGGTGGACGACGATTTCGACGCCATCGAGACGCTCTACGGCGTCGGCTATCGATACCGGGAGGGCTGA
- a CDS encoding HPr family phosphocarrier protein yields the protein MSARKSAVIRIANKRGLHARASAKIVEAAARFESEITVTKDGQAVNARSIMGLMMLAASLGTEIEVTAEGPDAAEAMIAIVALAEAKFGEE from the coding sequence ATGAGCGCGCGAAAGTCCGCGGTCATCCGGATCGCGAACAAGCGAGGCCTGCACGCCCGCGCTTCGGCGAAGATCGTCGAAGCCGCGGCGCGATTCGAATCCGAGATCACCGTGACCAAGGACGGCCAGGCGGTGAATGCCCGCTCCATCATGGGACTGATGATGCTGGCCGCCAGCCTGGGCACCGAGATCGAGGTGACGGCCGAGGGTCCCGACGCGGCGGAGGCGATGATCGCCATCGTCGCGCTCGCCGAAGCCAAATTCGGCGAGGAATAA
- a CDS encoding zinc-binding dehydrogenase, whose protein sequence is MEGLQLRSLAKDTELELSLHKVSVAEPGPDEIVIRIRATPINPSDIGLLFGAADMRAAKFTGAGADAKIVAPIPENLRRAMAARAGQSLPAGNEGAGEVIKAGANATALLGKTVAAIGGAMYAQYRVLKASDALVLPPGTTAEEGASCFVNPLTALGMTETMRREGHTALVHTAAASNLGQMLQKICLKDGIGLVNIVRNDAQAKILRDIGAVHVVDSSKPSFTDDLIAALVDTGATIGFDAIGGGKLAGQILTAMEVAAVRKMTSFSRYGSTTYKQVYIYGGLDTGPTELNRAFGMAWGLGGWLLTPFLIKIGPAETERLRQRVAREIKTTFASRYTRTVSLPEALSAGAVAAYNKRATGEKYLIDPSLAF, encoded by the coding sequence ATGGAAGGTCTTCAGCTACGCTCGCTTGCCAAGGACACCGAACTCGAACTCTCGCTCCACAAAGTGTCCGTCGCCGAGCCGGGTCCCGACGAAATCGTCATCCGCATCCGGGCGACGCCGATCAATCCCTCCGACATCGGCCTGTTGTTCGGCGCGGCGGACATGCGCGCCGCGAAATTCACCGGCGCGGGCGCGGACGCGAAGATCGTGGCGCCGATCCCGGAAAATCTCCGCCGCGCCATGGCGGCGCGCGCCGGCCAGTCGCTTCCCGCCGGCAATGAAGGCGCGGGCGAGGTGATCAAGGCGGGCGCCAACGCGACGGCGCTGCTCGGCAAGACGGTCGCCGCGATCGGCGGCGCGATGTACGCGCAATACCGCGTGCTGAAAGCCTCCGACGCGCTGGTGCTCCCCCCCGGCACGACGGCGGAGGAGGGTGCCTCCTGCTTCGTCAATCCGCTGACCGCGCTCGGCATGACCGAAACCATGCGCCGCGAAGGCCACACCGCGCTGGTGCACACCGCCGCCGCGTCCAATCTCGGCCAGATGCTGCAGAAGATCTGTCTCAAGGATGGCATCGGCCTCGTCAACATCGTGCGCAATGACGCGCAGGCGAAGATCCTGCGCGACATCGGTGCCGTGCATGTCGTGGATAGTTCCAAGCCGTCCTTCACGGACGATCTGATCGCCGCGCTCGTCGACACCGGCGCGACCATCGGCTTCGACGCCATCGGCGGCGGCAAGCTGGCCGGACAGATCCTGACCGCGATGGAAGTCGCGGCGGTGCGCAAGATGACGAGTTTCAGCCGCTACGGCTCGACGACCTACAAGCAGGTCTACATTTATGGCGGCCTCGACACCGGACCGACCGAGCTCAACCGCGCTTTCGGCATGGCCTGGGGCCTGGGCGGCTGGCTGCTCACGCCGTTCCTGATCAAGATCGGCCCCGCCGAGACCGAAAGGCTACGCCAGCGCGTCGCGCGCGAGATCAAGACGACCTTCGCCAGCCGCTACACCAGGACCGTGTCGCTGCCCGAAGCGCTCTCCGCCGGCGCCGTCGCCGCCTACAACAAGCGCGCGACGGGCGAGAAATATCTGATCGATCCGAGCCTGGCGTTCTGA
- a CDS encoding SDR family oxidoreductase: MDIKDKIVVVTGAASGIGKALAQRFAQEGARLVVCSDLNGEGAAATATDAGGIAFATDVSREEDIQHLIEAVEVRHGPIDLFFSNAGIGYGGGAEVSNERWQRIWDVNVMAHVWAARHLVPRMAARGGGYLVSTASAAGLLTQIGSAPYAVTKHAAVGLAEWLAITHGDQGIKVSVLCPQAVRTAMTASNPDGVASIDGMMEPEEVAEACMRAIAAEDFLILPHPEVLEYMRNKTANYARWIGGMRKLNRRYQG; this comes from the coding sequence GTGGACATCAAGGACAAGATCGTCGTCGTCACGGGCGCGGCGAGCGGGATCGGCAAAGCGCTGGCGCAGCGTTTCGCGCAGGAAGGCGCCAGGCTCGTCGTGTGTTCCGACCTGAACGGCGAAGGCGCGGCGGCGACCGCGACGGACGCCGGCGGCATCGCGTTCGCCACGGACGTTTCAAGGGAAGAGGACATTCAACATCTGATAGAGGCCGTCGAGGTCCGGCACGGCCCGATCGACCTGTTCTTCTCCAATGCCGGGATCGGCTATGGCGGCGGCGCGGAGGTCTCCAACGAGCGCTGGCAGCGCATTTGGGACGTCAACGTCATGGCCCATGTCTGGGCGGCGCGGCATCTGGTGCCGCGCATGGCGGCGCGCGGCGGCGGCTATCTGGTCTCGACCGCGTCGGCGGCGGGGCTGCTGACCCAGATCGGCAGCGCGCCTTACGCGGTGACGAAGCACGCGGCGGTCGGCCTCGCGGAATGGCTCGCGATCACCCATGGCGATCAGGGGATCAAGGTCTCGGTGCTGTGCCCGCAGGCGGTGCGCACGGCGATGACGGCGTCAAATCCCGACGGCGTCGCCAGCATCGACGGCATGATGGAGCCGGAAGAGGTCGCCGAAGCCTGCATGCGCGCCATCGCGGCGGAGGATTTCCTCATCCTGCCGCATCCCGAGGTGCTGGAATACATGCGCAACAAGACGGCGAACTACGCCCGCTGGATCGGCGGCATGCGCAAGCTGAACCGGCGATACCAAGGTTAG